The DNA region GTCGAGAACGGCATCACCCGACCGTCCCGCCAGGGATGGGTGCGCGGTATCGAGGCTGACGATGTCGGCGCGGGCGCCGGGAACCAGCCCAGCTTTGGTTTGTGCCAGCGCTTGCGCGCCGCCCGCGAGCGCGTGGTCGAACAGGGTACGGCCGGTGGATGCACCCGGGCGCCCGGAGAGCACATTGCGCTCGCGGTGCTTCAGCCGCTGGCCGTATTCGAGTTGACGAAGCTCGTCGGCGACCCCGACCAGCACATTGGAATCCGTTCCGATGCCGAACCGGCCGCCCGCGGCGAGGAACTCGCGCGCCGAAAAGATGCCGTCGCCGAGGCTTGCTTCGGTGACGGGGCAAAGGCCGGCAACGGCGCCGCTAGCGGCGAGCGCAGCGACTTCCCGTTCCGTCATGTGGGTCGCGTGAATCAGGCACCAGCGCTGATCGACGGGCGCGTTTTCCAGCAGCCATCGCACCGGCCGCTGCCCCGACCAGGCAAGGCAATCCTCAACCTCGCGCACCTGCTCGGCGGCGTGGATGTGGATTGGATCCGCCCCGGCAAGCGGAATGATCGCCGCGAGCTCATCCGGCGCCACGGCGCGCAGGCTGTGCGGGGCGATGCCGATGTTGGCGCCGGGGAGTGTTCGGATTGCGTTGCGCGAGGCTGCCATCAGCGCGGCGAACTGATCGACCGAGCAGATGAAGCGCCGCTGCCCGGCATGCGGCGCTGCGCCGCCGAACGTGCCGTGGGCATAAAAGCTCGGCAGCAGGGTGAGTCCGATGCCGGACGCCTCAGTCGCCTGCGCGATGCGCACGGCCATCTCGGCCGGATTGGCGTAAGGCGAGCCGTCCCGATCATGATGGAGATAGTGGAATTCGCCGACCCGGGTAAAGCCGCGCTCGAGCATCTCGACATAGAGCAGGGTCGCAACGGCCGCGACGTCGTCCGGCGTCATCGTCAGCGCAAAGCGATACATCGTCTCGCGCCAGGTCCAGAACGTGTCGGTCGTATCGCCGCGCAGTTCGGCAAGGCCGGCCATGCCGCGCTGAAACGCGTGGCTGTGCAGGCTCGCCAATCCCGGAACTGCCAATTGGTGACGTTCATCGCCGGCGGCGGGGGGCACGCCTGCCGTCACCGAGGCGATCGCGCCGTCGGTGACCACGATTTGCACGTCATTGGCCCAGCCCGAGGGCAGCAGCGCGAATGCGAAATGCAGTCGTGTCATTTTTCCATGCCGGCTGGACAGAACCCGGACACGATTATATGTCTAGACATATAAGTCAAGCATCCCACCTCGGGGGACGATCGCATGGCAGAGCGTTTCGACCGCATCTGGCACAACGCCCGGCTCGCCACGATGCGCGGCGCCGATCTCGGCGAGATCGAGCAGGGCCTGATCGCGGCGCGCGACGGCCGCATTGTCTATGCAGGCGTGCAATCGGACTTTCCTGTGGATGCGGACGCGGTCGAGCGGATCGATTGCGGCGGCCGCTGGATCACACCCGGGCTGGTCGATTGCCACACGCATCTCGTCTATGGCGGCAACCGCGCGCACGAGTTCGAGCTGCGCCTGAAGGGCGCAAGCTATGAGGAGATCGCGCGCGCGGGTGGTGGCATCGTCTCGACCGTTGCCGCAACACGCAACGCGACCGAGGCCGAGCTCGTCGCTGGCGCGCTGCCACGGCTGGACGCGCTGATCGGCGAGGGCGCAACCACCGTCGAGATCAAGTCCGGCTATGGCCTCAATGCCGAGACCGAGATGCGGCAGCTTGCGGCGGCACGCAGCCTCGGCCGTTTGCGGCAGGTTGCGATCCGCACATCTTTTTTAGGTGCTCACGCATTGCCGCCCGAAGCCAATGGCGACAACGACCGCTACATCGATCTGGTCTGCAACGAGATGCTGCCGGCGGTGACCAAGGCCGGCCTTGCCGATGCCGTCGACGGCTTCATGGAGGGCATCGCATTTTCCGGCGAGCAGACCGCTCGGGTGTTCGCGGCGGCGCATGCGCTCGGATTACCCGTGAAGCTGCATGCGGATCAGTTGTCGAATCTCGGCGGTGCCGCGCTCGCGGCAAAATTCTCCGCGCTATCGGCCGATCATCTGGAGCACACCGATGAAGCCGGCGCCGCCGCGATGGCCAAGGCCGGCACGGTCGCGGTGCTGCTGCCCGGTGCGTTCTATTTCATTCGCGAAACGCAGAAGCCGCCGGTTGAGTTGTTCCGCAGCCACGGCGTGAACATGGCGCTGGCGACGGACTGCAATCCCGGCAGCTCGCCGCTGACCTCGCTTCTGCTTACGATGAACATGGGCGCAACGTTGTTCCGGATGACGGTCGCCGAGTGCCTCGCCGGGGTGACGCGGGAGGGGGCGCGCGCGCTCGGCACGCTCGCCGAGACCGGTACATTAGAGGCCGGCAAATGGTGCGATCTGGCGATCTGGGACATCGAGCGCCCCGCCGAGCTGGTCTGCCGCATCGGCTTCAATCCGTTGCACGGCCGGGTGTGGAGGGGGCAATGAGCGATCCGGCTGCGCCGATTGTCGTAACGCCCGGAACGGTCGGCCTCGATGTGCTCGCGCGCGTGCTCGCCGGCGTACCCATCGTGCTTGATCCGTCGTTCTGGCCGCGCGTCGAGGCGGCTGCGGCAATCGTGGCGAAAGCGGCGCATATCGACGTTCCCGTGTACGGCATCAATACCGGCTTCGGGAAGTTGGCATCAACGCGCATCGCGGCCGACCAGACCGCGCTGCTTCAGCGCAACCTGATCCTGTCGCATTGCTGCGGAGTCGGGCCGGCCACGCCCGAGCCGATCGTGCGCCTGATGATGGCGTTGAAGGTGATCTCGCTAGGGCGCGGTGCGTCCGGCGTGCGGCGTGATGTGATCGAGCAGTTGCAGGGCATGCTGGCGCGCGGCGTCTCACCGCTGGTGCCGCAGCAGGGCTCGGTCGGCGCCTCCGGCGACCTGGCGCCGCTCGCCCATATGACCGCCGTCATGATCGGGGAGGGGCAGGCATTCCTTGAGGCCAAGATCGTGCCGGGTCATGAAGCGCTTGCGGCTGCCGGTCTCGCGCCGTTGACTCTCGGTCCCAAGGAGGGGCTCGCGCTGATCAACGGCACGCAGTTTTCGACGGCCTATGCGATTTCCGGCCTGCTGCGCGCGCATCGTCTGGCGTGTGCTGCACTGGTGACTGGTGCGCTGTCGGTCGATGCGGCGATGGCCTCCACGGTGCCGTTTCGTCCCGAAATCCAGGCTTTGCGCGGCCATGAGGGGCAGATCGCCGCAGCTGCTGCCTTGACCGCACTGCTCGACGGCAGCGACATCAGGCAATCGCATCTCGAGGGCGATGAGCGGGTGCAGGACCCGTATTGCCTGCGCTGCCAGCCGCAGGTCGCGGGTGCCGTGCTCGACCTGCTCGTGCACGCCGCGCGCGTGCTGACCATTGAAGCCAATGCCGTGACGGATAACCCGCTGGTCCTGGTCGATACCGGCGAGATCGTCTCGGGCGGCAATTTTCATGCTGAGCCGGTGGCCTTCGCCGCCGACCAGATCGCGTTGGCGCTGTCGGAGATCGGCGCCACCAGCGAGCGCCGGATCGCGACCCTCGTCGATCCCGCCTTGAACTTCGGCTTGCCGCCGTTCCTGACACCCGAGCCCGGCATCAATTCCGGGTTCATGATCGCCGAGGTGACGGCGGCGGCGCTCTATGCCGAGAACAAGCAGCGCGCGATGCCGTGCTCGATCGATTCCACGCCGACCAGCGCCAATCAGGAGGATCACGTCTCGATGGCCGCGCATGCCGCGCGCCGGCTGTCCGACATGGCCGACAACCTCGCCGCCATCCTCGGCATCGAGCTTCTGGTCGCCGCGCAAGGCATCACGCTGCGCGCGCCGCATGCGACCAGCGCGCCACTCGCTGCGGTGATCGCCGCGCTGCGCGAGCATGTTCCGGCGCTCGCCGCGGACCGCTACATGGCTGGCGATCTCGCGCGGGCCGCGTCGCTGATCGAAGCCGACGCGTTGCCGGCCGCTGCGATCGCGGTCCTTTCGTCCGATCCGTTTCCACAACTTGCTTAGCCGACAGGGACATCCGTCATGAACCGCCGATTGGATAACGAACGCATCATCCGCGCGTCCCGAGGCACCGACATCAGCGCGAAGAGTTGGTTGACGGAAGCGCCGCTGCGCATGCTGATGAACAATCTGGATCCCGATGTCGCCGAGCGTCCGAGCGAGCTCGTGGTCTATGGCGGCATTGGCCGTGCGGCGCGCGACTGGGAGAGCTTTGATCGGATTGCCGCCTCCTTGCGCAAGCTCGAAGGCGACCAGACGCTCTTGGTGCAATCCGGCAAACCGGTCGGCATCTTCCGCACCCATGCGGATGCGCCGCGCGTCCTGATCGCGAATTCGAACCTGGTGCCGCATTGGGCGACGCTCGATCATTTCAACGAGCTCGACCGCCTGGGCCTGATGATGTTCGGCCAGATGACGGCGGGGTCGTGGATCTATATCGGCAGCCAGGGCATCGTGCAGGGGACCTATGAGACGTTCGTCGAGGTCGGCCGCCGGCACTATGGCGGCAGCCTCGCCGGCAAATGGATCCTCACGGCGGGCCTCGGCGGCATGGGTGGCGCCCAGCCGCTGGCCGCGACCATGGCCGGCGCCTCGATGCTGGCCGTCGAGTGCCAGCCGAGCCGCATCGAGATGCGGCTGCGCACGGGGTACCTAGACCGCCAGGCGACGACGCTCGATGAAGCACTGGCGATCATCGCCGACGCGGCCAAGACCCATAAGCCGGTGTCGGTCGGCCTGCTCGGCAATGCGGCCGAGATCTTTCCCGAACTGGTGCGCCGCGGCGTGCGCCCGGACATCGTCACCGACCAGACTAGCGCGCACGATCCGATCAACGGTTACCTGCCGAAGGGATGGACGCTTGCCGATTGGGAAGCGCGGCGCGCGGCTGACCCGAAGGCGGTCGAGGCGGCGGCCAAGACCTCGATGGTCGATCACGTGCAGGCCATGCTGGATTTCCACGCGCAGGGAATCCCGACGCTCGACTACGGCAACAACATCCGCCAGATGGCCAAGGACATGGGCCTGAAGCAGGCGTTCGACTTTCCGGGTTTCGTTCCGGCCTATATTCGTCCGCTGTTCTGCCGCGGCGTGGGGCCATTCCGCTGGGCGGCGCTGTCGGGCGACCCCGAGGACATCTTCAAGACCGATGCCAAGGTCAAGGAGCTGATGCCCAATGATGGCCATTTGCACAACTGGCTCGACATGGCGAAGGCGCGCATCAAGTTTCAGGGGCTGCCGGCGCGGATTTGCTGGGTCGGTCTCGGCGACCGCCATCGGCTTGGCCTTGCCTTCAACGAGATGGTGGCGCGCGGCGAGCTCAAGGCGCCGATCGTGATCGGCCGCGATCATCTCGACAGCGGATCGGTGGCAAGCCCGAACCGCGAGACCGAGGCGATGCGCGACGGCTCGGACGCGGTGTCCGATTGGCCGCTGCTCAACGCGCTACTGAACTGCGCGAGCGGGGCCACCTGGGTGTCGCTGCACCACGGCGGCGGCGTCGGCATCGGCTATTCGCAGCACGCCGGCATGGTGATCGTCGCGGACGGCACGCCGGAGGCGGCGCGCCGGCTCGAACGCGTGCTGTGGAACGACCCGGCGACGGGGGTCATGCGCCACGCCGACGCCGGCTATGAAACGGCGATCGAATGCGCCCAGGCCAACGGTCTCGATCTGCCGAGCTTGCGCGGGTGAGATGACGTTGGCGAGAAGCCACTGATGGCGGTTCTCGCCGACCCGGCTCAATCGGCCGACAGCGGCTCGCCGGTCAGCGACCAGCTCTCGCCATCAAACGTCGCGATCCGCAGGGTTCTGAACGGCGTGTAGTCGCCGGGCCGGGTGCTGATCGAGACGCCCGGGAGCATCATCGGCAGTCGCTCGCCGCCGAGCGACATCGCCTGCTTGATCAGGTTTTCGCGGGTCAGATCGTCGCCGCATTTGCGCAAGGCCAGCTCCACGGCGTGCACATTCATATAGGCAACGAGCACGGAATAGTCGTCCGGGTTGGCCGAAGCTGCGTACGTCTTCAGGAAATCCTTGTAGGCCTTGACCTCGTCGTCATTGGCCCAGGCCGGGTCGCCCGGCTGCTTGAGGAATTGCGTGGTGACCAGCCCCTTCGATGCCTCGAGGCCCGCGGGCTTCAGGATGGTTTCGACCGATGCCGTGGAGCCGCCGATCACGTGCAGCGGCTTCCAGCCGAGCTCGTAGACCTTGCGGATCGATTGCGCGGCGGCCTTCGACGACGACTGCTCGATCAGCGTGTCGACGCCGGCGGCCTTCAGCTGGACGATCTGCGAGTCGATCGTCGGGTCGGCAAGTTCATAGGAGGCCTGCGCGACGATCAGCTCGGCCTTCGGACCGAGACCGGCGCGGAGGCCTTGGAGATAGTCCTTGCCGTAGTCGTCATTCTGGTAGAGCACGCCGATCCTGGCGTCGGGCTTTGTGCGCAGGATGTATTTGGCGACAACGCGGCCTTCGGTTTCGAAGTCCGGATAGAGCGGGATCGTCCACGGGAACGTCTTGGGATCGTTGAAGCGGCGTCCTCCGGCGGTGATGAAGAGCTGCGGCACCTGCTTGCCGTTGAGGTATTTCTGGATCGCGACGTTGGGCGCGGTGCCGATCGTGCCCACCTCGGCCAGTATACCGACGCCTTCGATCAGCTTGCGGGATTGCTCGACCGCCTTCGGCGCGCTGTAGGCGTTGTCGAGCTGGGTGAAGTTGATCTTGCGGCCGTTGATGCCGCCCTTCGAATTCAGCATCTCGAAATAGCCGACCACGGCGCGCCCGGCGCCGGCGCCGAAGGCGGAGGCGGGGCCGCTCAGCGGCGTCGATTGGCCGAGCTTGATCTCGGTGTCGCTGGCGCCGGGTCCATAGGCTTTCTGCGCGTAGGCAGGCGCCGCCAGCAGGGCTGACAGCGCGACGGCCGCCAACGCCCGGTCGATGATGTGCTTCAAGGTCGTTCCTCCCTGTAATTCGTTTCTTGTTGCAATCGATCTGCGCTAGCGCAGCAGCTCGCGGGCGATCACCACGCGCTGGATCTGGTTGGTGCCTTCGAAGATCTGGGTCAGCTTGGCGTCGCGCATCATGCGTTCGACCGGGTAGTCCATGGTGTAGCCGTAGCCGCCGAAGATCTGGACCGCGTCGGTCGTGACCTTCATGGCCATGTCGCTGCCGACGCATTTGGCCATGCTGGCAAGCACGTTGAGCCGCTTCCAGTCGCCGGCATCGCCGGCGCGGGCGCATTCATAGACCAGCGCACGGGCTGCCTCGATCTGCATCGCCATGTCGGCGAGCATGAACTGCACGCCCTGGAACTCGGCGATCGGCTGCTTGAACTGCTTGCGCTCCTTGGCGTAGGCGATGCAGGCATCGAGCGCGCCTTGCGCGAGGCCGACC from Bradyrhizobium sp. B124 includes:
- a CDS encoding formimidoylglutamate deiminase → MTRLHFAFALLPSGWANDVQIVVTDGAIASVTAGVPPAAGDERHQLAVPGLASLHSHAFQRGMAGLAELRGDTTDTFWTWRETMYRFALTMTPDDVAAVATLLYVEMLERGFTRVGEFHYLHHDRDGSPYANPAEMAVRIAQATEASGIGLTLLPSFYAHGTFGGAAPHAGQRRFICSVDQFAALMAASRNAIRTLPGANIGIAPHSLRAVAPDELAAIIPLAGADPIHIHAAEQVREVEDCLAWSGQRPVRWLLENAPVDQRWCLIHATHMTEREVAALAASGAVAGLCPVTEASLGDGIFSAREFLAAGGRFGIGTDSNVLVGVADELRQLEYGQRLKHRERNVLSGRPGASTGRTLFDHALAGGAQALAQTKAGLVPGARADIVSLDTAHPSLAGRSGDAVLDGWLFASGSDAIDCVWAGGDRLVTGGRHRLRDKARERFNASVRRLAA
- the hutI gene encoding imidazolonepropionase, giving the protein MAERFDRIWHNARLATMRGADLGEIEQGLIAARDGRIVYAGVQSDFPVDADAVERIDCGGRWITPGLVDCHTHLVYGGNRAHEFELRLKGASYEEIARAGGGIVSTVAATRNATEAELVAGALPRLDALIGEGATTVEIKSGYGLNAETEMRQLAAARSLGRLRQVAIRTSFLGAHALPPEANGDNDRYIDLVCNEMLPAVTKAGLADAVDGFMEGIAFSGEQTARVFAAAHALGLPVKLHADQLSNLGGAALAAKFSALSADHLEHTDEAGAAAMAKAGTVAVLLPGAFYFIRETQKPPVELFRSHGVNMALATDCNPGSSPLTSLLLTMNMGATLFRMTVAECLAGVTREGARALGTLAETGTLEAGKWCDLAIWDIERPAELVCRIGFNPLHGRVWRGQ
- the hutH gene encoding histidine ammonia-lyase, with protein sequence MSDPAAPIVVTPGTVGLDVLARVLAGVPIVLDPSFWPRVEAAAAIVAKAAHIDVPVYGINTGFGKLASTRIAADQTALLQRNLILSHCCGVGPATPEPIVRLMMALKVISLGRGASGVRRDVIEQLQGMLARGVSPLVPQQGSVGASGDLAPLAHMTAVMIGEGQAFLEAKIVPGHEALAAAGLAPLTLGPKEGLALINGTQFSTAYAISGLLRAHRLACAALVTGALSVDAAMASTVPFRPEIQALRGHEGQIAAAAALTALLDGSDIRQSHLEGDERVQDPYCLRCQPQVAGAVLDLLVHAARVLTIEANAVTDNPLVLVDTGEIVSGGNFHAEPVAFAADQIALALSEIGATSERRIATLVDPALNFGLPPFLTPEPGINSGFMIAEVTAAALYAENKQRAMPCSIDSTPTSANQEDHVSMAAHAARRLSDMADNLAAILGIELLVAAQGITLRAPHATSAPLAAVIAALREHVPALAADRYMAGDLARAASLIEADALPAAAIAVLSSDPFPQLA
- the hutU gene encoding urocanate hydratase, whose protein sequence is MNRRLDNERIIRASRGTDISAKSWLTEAPLRMLMNNLDPDVAERPSELVVYGGIGRAARDWESFDRIAASLRKLEGDQTLLVQSGKPVGIFRTHADAPRVLIANSNLVPHWATLDHFNELDRLGLMMFGQMTAGSWIYIGSQGIVQGTYETFVEVGRRHYGGSLAGKWILTAGLGGMGGAQPLAATMAGASMLAVECQPSRIEMRLRTGYLDRQATTLDEALAIIADAAKTHKPVSVGLLGNAAEIFPELVRRGVRPDIVTDQTSAHDPINGYLPKGWTLADWEARRAADPKAVEAAAKTSMVDHVQAMLDFHAQGIPTLDYGNNIRQMAKDMGLKQAFDFPGFVPAYIRPLFCRGVGPFRWAALSGDPEDIFKTDAKVKELMPNDGHLHNWLDMAKARIKFQGLPARICWVGLGDRHRLGLAFNEMVARGELKAPIVIGRDHLDSGSVASPNRETEAMRDGSDAVSDWPLLNALLNCASGATWVSLHHGGGVGIGYSQHAGMVIVADGTPEAARRLERVLWNDPATGVMRHADAGYETAIECAQANGLDLPSLRG
- a CDS encoding ABC transporter substrate-binding protein; amino-acid sequence: MIDRALAAVALSALLAAPAYAQKAYGPGASDTEIKLGQSTPLSGPASAFGAGAGRAVVGYFEMLNSKGGINGRKINFTQLDNAYSAPKAVEQSRKLIEGVGILAEVGTIGTAPNVAIQKYLNGKQVPQLFITAGGRRFNDPKTFPWTIPLYPDFETEGRVVAKYILRTKPDARIGVLYQNDDYGKDYLQGLRAGLGPKAELIVAQASYELADPTIDSQIVQLKAAGVDTLIEQSSSKAAAQSIRKVYELGWKPLHVIGGSTASVETILKPAGLEASKGLVTTQFLKQPGDPAWANDDEVKAYKDFLKTYAASANPDDYSVLVAYMNVHAVELALRKCGDDLTRENLIKQAMSLGGERLPMMLPGVSISTRPGDYTPFRTLRIATFDGESWSLTGEPLSAD